From the Limosilactobacillus panis genome, one window contains:
- the msrA gene encoding peptide-methionine (S)-S-oxide reductase MsrA translates to MSLDTAIFAGGCFWCMVQPFDTYPGIKKVVSGYTGGHVANPTYEQVCSGTTGHTEAVKITFDPDIISYDQLVTIYWHQTDPTDAMGQFQDRGDNYRPVIFVNSPEQRRIAKKSKRALQESGEFGDAKIVTQIEDAQPFYPAEDYHQHFYQKNPQRYALEEAGGRAQFKQEHWKD, encoded by the coding sequence ATGAGTTTAGACACGGCAATCTTTGCGGGCGGCTGTTTTTGGTGTATGGTTCAGCCGTTTGACACTTACCCTGGAATTAAGAAGGTTGTTTCCGGTTATACCGGTGGCCACGTCGCCAACCCGACCTATGAACAGGTTTGTAGTGGAACGACTGGCCATACCGAAGCGGTTAAAATTACCTTTGATCCAGATATTATCTCCTATGACCAGCTGGTGACGATTTACTGGCACCAAACGGATCCCACTGATGCAATGGGGCAATTTCAGGATCGGGGAGATAATTACCGACCCGTTATCTTTGTTAATAGTCCTGAGCAACGGCGGATTGCGAAAAAGTCAAAGCGAGCACTGCAGGAAAGCGGCGAGTTTGGGGATGCAAAGATTGTAACCCAGATTGAGGATGCACAGCCTTTTTACCCGGCTGAGGACTATCACCAGCATTTCTACCAGAAAAATCCGCAACGCTATGCCTTGGAAGAGGCGGGCGGTCGGGCCCAGTTTAAGCAGGAACACTGGAAAGACTAA
- the tpiA gene encoding triose-phosphate isomerase has product MRKPFIAANWKMHKNIAESVDFVNQIKGKLPDPAKVEVGIAPQAFALYSMVQVAGNSGLKIIAQNAAAEYNGPFTGEISLRGLHDLGTNYAMLGHIERRHLFGENNAAVHKKVNAALQMGVTPIICTDETMVQKEVNGEIHYVFQQLMSVLHGVSLDQIRNVVISYEPSWAVGVGQHANVALAEEGCRTIRRTIADNYTYEIADKIRILYGGSVNPDNIKDLMAKPDIDGVLIGRASLDVDNFLKMVNYLNDGKTNQQAGK; this is encoded by the coding sequence ATGCGAAAACCATTTATTGCCGCCAATTGGAAAATGCATAAAAACATTGCGGAGTCAGTTGACTTTGTGAACCAGATCAAGGGTAAGCTTCCTGATCCGGCAAAGGTGGAAGTCGGAATTGCTCCACAAGCGTTTGCCCTCTACAGTATGGTGCAGGTGGCCGGTAATTCGGGCTTAAAGATCATTGCCCAAAATGCGGCGGCTGAGTATAATGGCCCCTTCACGGGTGAAATCAGTCTGCGAGGGCTCCATGATTTAGGGACTAACTATGCAATGCTTGGCCATATTGAGCGGCGGCACCTCTTTGGTGAAAATAACGCCGCTGTCCATAAGAAGGTCAATGCGGCCCTCCAGATGGGGGTTACCCCGATTATCTGTACCGATGAGACAATGGTGCAAAAAGAAGTCAATGGTGAAATCCACTATGTTTTCCAACAACTCATGAGCGTCCTCCACGGTGTTTCTTTGGACCAGATCCGTAATGTTGTTATTTCTTACGAGCCCAGCTGGGCGGTTGGTGTCGGTCAGCATGCTAACGTGGCTCTGGCAGAAGAAGGATGCCGGACGATTCGGCGGACGATTGCCGATAACTATACTTATGAAATTGCCGATAAGATTCGGATCCTTTATGGGGGAAGTGTTAACCCGGATAATATCAAGGACCTAATGGCCAAGCCAGATATCGATGGGGTCCTGATTGGTCGGGCGAGCTTAGACGTTGATAATTTTCTAAAGATGGTTAACTATCTTAACGATGGAAAGACAAACCAGCAAGCGGGTAAGTAA
- a CDS encoding phosphatase PAP2 family protein: MTIHTKKKLLAGLACWLVFTGILVAVVTGQGWVREFDRIGYAITHPVRPWKTGLLNIITTCGDPFVIDILTFFLVLLLVYKRRFRQALWVDAIQYVGYLLVIGIKYSVLRVRPIHRLVNVGGYSFPSGHTFATTIFMLTVLSLVWPVLKKRWQRCLLVIAIIFVIVLVMLSRVYLRAHFPTDVTAGLLLALGWWLLFSVYFFVKVNNI, translated from the coding sequence ATGACTATTCATACTAAAAAGAAATTATTGGCTGGACTGGCTTGTTGGTTAGTGTTTACTGGAATACTGGTTGCCGTCGTCACTGGGCAAGGATGGGTGCGTGAGTTCGACCGTATCGGTTATGCGATTACCCACCCGGTTCGACCGTGGAAAACAGGTTTGCTGAACATTATTACGACCTGCGGGGACCCGTTTGTAATTGACATTCTCACCTTCTTTCTTGTCCTCCTACTAGTTTACAAGCGGCGCTTTCGACAGGCCCTCTGGGTAGATGCTATCCAGTATGTTGGTTACCTCTTAGTTATCGGCATCAAATACAGTGTCCTTCGTGTCCGCCCAATCCATCGTCTTGTTAACGTGGGTGGGTATAGTTTTCCTAGTGGCCACACCTTTGCAACGACTATTTTTATGCTGACTGTTTTATCCTTAGTCTGGCCTGTACTCAAGAAACGATGGCAGCGGTGCCTGCTAGTGATTGCTATTATTTTTGTAATTGTCCTCGTGATGCTTTCGCGGGTTTACTTACGTGCGCACTTTCCTACGGATGTTACTGCAGGTCTACTTTTGGCCTTGGGCTGGTGGCTTTTATTTAGTGTTTATTTTTTTGTTAAAGTAAATAATATCTAA
- a CDS encoding chloride channel protein, translated as MNDKSNNFAMTVATLVLGTVVGCSSLLLSLLLDYTEEFFLDFKETNLVPVNVFVSGHHRLISVLIGGVISAVIWYVLQRKYHPVSIGKAITGKTMPLGKTLIHVCTQIFFVGTGNSIGRELAPREAGAAIAQKWTRLANGRLRLSNDDQKLLIAAAAGAGFAGVYIAPLTGAVFCIELLYKKVNARVIAVSLTMSVIATLIGSIVKGYAPYYIVGSRNFGLWTVPLAVILGIVGGLLGTAFKQGVKLAKEKRATNKNILVQLPILSLITAGVASFYPQIMGNGRGLAQLAINAGTVSQRVLMLLLFGLLAKVAITLGTIKCGGYGGILTPSIAAGAVLGVFVGICYMMVIPAVTLAQAAVLGAALFLAASQQAPLMAMFMLFEVCHLNYTALLPLAVGVAVSITISKLLQKAN; from the coding sequence ATGAACGATAAATCAAATAACTTTGCAATGACAGTTGCAACCCTAGTCTTGGGAACCGTAGTGGGCTGCAGTTCACTATTGTTAAGTCTCCTCTTAGATTATACGGAGGAGTTTTTCCTCGACTTTAAGGAAACTAACCTGGTGCCGGTAAACGTGTTTGTTAGTGGCCACCACCGGCTCATCTCTGTTCTGATTGGTGGGGTTATTTCTGCCGTGATCTGGTATGTTTTGCAGCGTAAATATCATCCCGTAAGTATTGGAAAGGCCATAACCGGGAAAACAATGCCGCTTGGAAAGACCTTGATTCACGTTTGCACCCAGATCTTCTTTGTTGGCACCGGAAATTCAATTGGTCGTGAATTGGCGCCACGGGAAGCCGGTGCCGCAATTGCTCAGAAATGGACGCGGCTTGCAAACGGTCGACTGCGATTAAGCAATGATGACCAGAAATTACTGATTGCTGCCGCGGCCGGTGCCGGGTTTGCGGGTGTTTATATTGCACCGTTGACCGGGGCAGTCTTTTGCATTGAGCTGCTTTACAAGAAGGTGAATGCCCGCGTGATCGCGGTTAGTCTCACGATGTCAGTAATTGCAACCCTGATTGGTTCAATTGTCAAGGGGTACGCACCATATTACATCGTTGGCTCCCGTAATTTTGGCCTCTGGACAGTTCCCCTGGCGGTCATTCTGGGAATAGTTGGTGGCCTTTTGGGGACCGCTTTTAAACAGGGCGTTAAGCTCGCTAAAGAGAAGCGGGCGACAAATAAGAATATTCTTGTCCAACTACCGATTTTATCACTTATTACTGCTGGTGTGGCGAGCTTTTATCCACAAATAATGGGGAATGGCCGGGGCCTGGCCCAGCTTGCTATCAACGCCGGGACAGTCAGCCAACGTGTCCTAATGCTTTTGTTATTTGGCCTTTTGGCGAAGGTGGCAATTACCCTTGGGACAATCAAGTGTGGTGGATATGGTGGTATCCTAACACCGTCAATTGCTGCTGGTGCTGTTCTTGGCGTATTTGTCGGTATTTGCTACATGATGGTTATCCCAGCAGTTACTCTCGCGCAAGCAGCCGTTTTGGGGGCGGCGCTCTTTCTTGCCGCTTCACAGCAGGCTCCACTGATGGCAATGTTTATGCTATTTGAGGTCTGCCACCTCAATTACACGGCCCTCCTGCCACTAGCAGTTGGGGTCGCGGTGTCCATTACAATCAGCAAATTATTACAAAAGGCCAATTAA
- the thiE gene encoding thiamine phosphate synthase has product MLETYLVGGAQDVNNDPTAFLDSVKQALKAGITAFQYREKGTSKLTTDEKAGMARVLRKLTREYGVPLLIDDDEELALKVGADGVHVGQKDRRIEKVIQRAHGKLIIGYSCNQVDQVTKANSLPIDYIGSGPVFATHSKDDADPVIGLSKLKQLVSLSTHPVVAIGGINSANMAQTLATGVAGLSVISMVLQSNNIGLAVSEIRQLFFNLHS; this is encoded by the coding sequence ATGCTTGAAACCTACCTAGTTGGTGGTGCCCAGGATGTGAACAACGACCCCACTGCCTTCCTAGACAGTGTTAAGCAAGCACTAAAAGCCGGAATTACCGCTTTCCAGTACCGGGAAAAGGGCACCAGTAAGCTAACCACAGATGAAAAAGCTGGAATGGCGCGGGTCCTTCGTAAATTGACCCGCGAATACGGAGTTCCCCTTTTGATTGATGACGATGAGGAACTCGCCCTAAAAGTCGGTGCCGATGGGGTCCACGTTGGCCAAAAAGATCGACGGATCGAGAAAGTCATCCAACGCGCTCATGGCAAATTAATAATCGGCTATTCTTGTAATCAAGTAGACCAGGTGACAAAGGCTAATTCGCTACCAATCGACTACATTGGTAGCGGCCCGGTCTTTGCCACTCACTCAAAAGACGATGCGGACCCGGTAATTGGCTTATCAAAGCTAAAACAGCTGGTTTCCTTAAGTACCCACCCGGTCGTGGCGATTGGTGGCATCAATTCCGCCAACATGGCCCAGACACTGGCAACTGGGGTTGCTGGCCTTTCCGTCATCTCAATGGTGCTTCAGAGCAATAATATTGGCTTGGCCGTAAGCGAAATACGTCAGTTGTTTTTTAATCTGCATAGCTAA
- the thiD gene encoding bifunctional hydroxymethylpyrimidine kinase/phosphomethylpyrimidine kinase: MTNDFPQALTIAGTDSGGGAGIAADFKTMQERDVFATMVVVAVTAQNTLGVQDAFPMPPKMIDEQFASLAEDLNIRACKTGMLADAPRVLAVVRNLKKYDFGPVIVDPVMIAKGGAKLLSDDAIATVRDHLLPHASLVTPNLPEAEELTGLKITTEDEMEKAGKALQNLGAKNVLVKGGHFTNANEANDFVLLENGHSFWLTANRINTKNTHGIGDTISSCITAELAKGHSMEKAIRTGKEYVEATIRNGINVGHGHGPLNHWAKIGSEQK; encoded by the coding sequence ATGACGAATGATTTTCCGCAGGCACTCACGATTGCTGGAACCGATAGTGGCGGGGGCGCCGGCATTGCTGCCGACTTTAAGACCATGCAGGAACGCGATGTCTTTGCGACAATGGTAGTTGTGGCCGTCACTGCACAGAATACCCTGGGCGTGCAGGATGCCTTTCCAATGCCACCTAAAATGATCGACGAACAGTTTGCTTCGCTGGCGGAGGATCTTAATATTCGGGCCTGCAAGACGGGAATGTTAGCCGATGCGCCCCGGGTTTTGGCGGTAGTCCGCAACCTCAAAAAATATGATTTTGGTCCCGTCATTGTTGACCCGGTAATGATCGCGAAGGGTGGTGCCAAGTTATTGAGTGACGATGCAATTGCAACCGTCCGTGACCACCTCCTCCCCCACGCTAGTCTGGTTACCCCTAACCTTCCTGAAGCTGAGGAATTAACGGGCCTAAAGATTACTACTGAGGATGAAATGGAAAAGGCCGGAAAAGCGCTGCAAAACTTGGGCGCAAAAAACGTGCTGGTCAAAGGTGGGCACTTCACAAACGCAAATGAGGCCAACGATTTTGTCCTGCTGGAAAACGGGCACAGTTTCTGGCTAACCGCCAACCGAATAAACACGAAGAACACCCACGGCATCGGGGACACTATCTCTTCTTGCATCACGGCTGAGTTAGCCAAGGGACATTCAATGGAAAAGGCCATCCGGACGGGAAAAGAGTACGTAGAAGCGACAATCAGGAATGGGATTAACGTCGGTCATGGTCACGGGCCATTGAACCACTGGGCAAAGATTGGAAGTGAGCAAAAGTGA
- the thiM gene encoding hydroxyethylthiazole kinase, whose amino-acid sequence MNKHIIYQLRNQHPIVFTIANTVTSGKVADGLSALGISPIMSFQPTEALELAKLVQAVVINLGTPCQPLEAEFDSGAAAANQLCTPLVLDPVACGSSAYRAHLARQLLSQYDFTIIRGNAGEIAALAGEQWESHGIDAGSGKKNQVDIARRCAHLYHCVVVLSGKEDIITDGTVAYQNRCSTPWLATNVGSGDLLSSTIGALLGIGITPLIAGLVGCRIITTAGTKAAQGANGLGSWQVRFLDALSKLNDQDLMIERILTNDE is encoded by the coding sequence ATGAACAAACATATCATTTACCAGCTACGTAATCAGCACCCGATTGTATTCACCATTGCTAACACCGTAACTAGCGGCAAAGTTGCCGACGGACTGAGTGCGCTGGGCATCTCACCGATAATGTCTTTTCAGCCTACTGAAGCCTTAGAACTTGCTAAGCTTGTACAGGCAGTGGTAATCAACCTGGGTACACCATGCCAGCCATTAGAAGCCGAATTTGACAGCGGTGCCGCGGCTGCTAACCAGTTATGTACACCCCTGGTTCTCGACCCGGTCGCTTGCGGCAGTTCTGCTTACCGGGCTCACCTGGCAAGGCAGTTACTGAGTCAATATGACTTTACAATTATCCGCGGCAATGCCGGTGAGATTGCCGCTTTGGCAGGCGAACAATGGGAAAGTCATGGGATTGACGCCGGTTCGGGGAAAAAGAACCAGGTTGATATTGCTCGCAGGTGTGCACACCTGTATCACTGCGTTGTTGTGCTCTCCGGAAAGGAGGACATTATCACAGATGGTACCGTGGCCTACCAAAACCGGTGTTCCACCCCCTGGCTGGCGACTAACGTGGGCTCCGGTGACCTTCTTTCGAGTACCATTGGCGCCCTACTCGGCATTGGCATTACACCACTAATTGCGGGACTAGTTGGTTGCCGGATAATCACCACTGCTGGCACCAAGGCCGCCCAAGGTGCTAACGGACTCGGCAGCTGGCAGGTTCGTTTCTTAGACGCCCTAAGCAAGCTTAACGATCAAGATTTAATGATAGAAAGGATCCTTACTAATGACGAATGA
- a CDS encoding site-specific integrase — protein MSTKQKKRIYVPKNKTNGQIKGRKKIWVENVKFLTLDEYEKLEETIKKYSRPELVNRNLLMIAIALNNGLRASDVVTLRVGHVLNKTKTRVIEQKTGKAKTLFWNNCLAEIINYLNDLDYHDENDYLFPGKQDGHFSVHGFYEMLQRMGRKTGDPKIAAKLGTHSFRKTFGRQLYKKGVNVEIISQLFNHSSERNTRHYLGIEQEDLDKVVQNFKFE, from the coding sequence ATGTCAACTAAGCAAAAAAAGCGGATATATGTTCCCAAGAACAAGACCAATGGCCAAATAAAGGGACGGAAAAAGATTTGGGTAGAAAACGTTAAGTTTCTGACCCTGGACGAATACGAAAAGTTAGAGGAGACAATTAAGAAATACTCGCGTCCGGAACTCGTTAACCGCAACCTCCTGATGATTGCGATTGCTCTCAACAATGGTCTCCGTGCTTCCGACGTGGTTACCCTCCGCGTAGGGCACGTCTTGAACAAGACTAAGACCCGGGTGATTGAGCAAAAGACGGGTAAGGCAAAGACCCTCTTCTGGAATAATTGTCTGGCGGAAATTATTAACTACCTGAACGACCTCGATTACCATGATGAAAACGACTACCTCTTTCCTGGGAAACAAGATGGCCACTTCTCGGTCCACGGTTTTTATGAAATGCTGCAAAGGATGGGGAGGAAGACCGGTGACCCGAAGATTGCCGCCAAACTAGGTACCCACTCTTTTCGGAAGACATTTGGGCGCCAACTATACAAGAAAGGCGTGAACGTAGAAATTATCTCCCAACTGTTCAACCACTCATCAGAACGTAATACCCGTCACTACTTGGGGATTGAGCAGGAAGACCTCGATAAAGTTGTTCAGAACTTTAAATTTGAGTAG
- a CDS encoding patatin family protein, whose product MLYNAALVLEGGAFRGQYTAGIVDTFLAHHIEFRSVIGVSAGSLCGVNFVSKQYGRAANININHRHDRKYISMTRIFRKQIINLNYLFEDHGYSWQNFNEAAYRRSASHFTAVATSVESGKTVLFNDPVGDELTVALKASSSMPFLSEPQRTSQGLCLDGGITDSIPYDVAQQQGYDKIVVVRTRDVNYRKKPSSKPVKELYRRFYKDYPVFAEAGIMRPVRYNQQVNQINKLAKDGQLYNVAPKSPIKIKRVEGNVKKIRRLYERGKKEGEEYLPGLIRYLEN is encoded by the coding sequence ATGTTATACAATGCAGCTTTAGTTCTTGAAGGTGGCGCCTTTCGTGGCCAGTACACTGCGGGGATCGTTGACACCTTCTTAGCACACCACATTGAATTCCGCAGCGTAATTGGTGTATCTGCCGGTTCACTGTGCGGAGTTAATTTTGTATCAAAGCAGTACGGTCGGGCAGCAAACATCAACATCAACCACCGGCACGACCGGAAGTACATTTCAATGACCCGGATTTTTCGCAAGCAGATTATCAATCTTAATTACCTCTTTGAAGACCACGGATATTCCTGGCAGAATTTTAACGAGGCAGCCTACCGCCGTTCGGCATCGCACTTCACCGCGGTGGCAACCTCGGTTGAGAGCGGTAAGACTGTCCTTTTCAACGATCCCGTTGGTGATGAGTTAACCGTCGCTCTCAAAGCATCATCATCGATGCCCTTCCTGTCAGAACCGCAGCGTACTTCTCAGGGACTCTGCCTTGATGGTGGAATTACTGACTCCATCCCGTATGATGTTGCCCAGCAACAGGGCTATGACAAGATAGTTGTTGTCCGTACCCGGGATGTCAACTACCGCAAGAAGCCTTCCAGTAAGCCTGTTAAGGAACTGTACCGCCGCTTTTATAAGGATTATCCGGTCTTTGCTGAGGCGGGAATAATGCGGCCCGTCCGTTACAACCAACAGGTTAACCAGATTAATAAACTTGCCAAAGATGGCCAACTTTACAACGTTGCTCCCAAATCACCAATTAAGATTAAACGAGTGGAAGGTAACGTTAAGAAAATTCGCCGCCTTTACGAACGGGGAAAAAAGGAAGGCGAGGAGTATTTACCGGGTCTAATTCGTTACCTAGAGAACTAG
- a CDS encoding heavy metal-binding domain-containing protein, protein MLITTTEKIPGHDYEIIGEVFGVTTQSKNVFSNIGAGLKNIVGGEIKAYTKMLHEFREAAISRMADEAHKKGADAVVMMRFDSGSISTDMQSVVAYGTAVKFK, encoded by the coding sequence GTGTTAATTACCACAACCGAAAAAATTCCCGGGCACGATTATGAAATTATCGGGGAAGTATTTGGTGTTACGACCCAGTCCAAAAACGTTTTCAGCAATATTGGGGCGGGACTGAAGAATATCGTTGGTGGCGAAATTAAGGCCTACACTAAGATGCTCCATGAATTTCGGGAAGCGGCAATTTCAAGGATGGCTGACGAGGCCCATAAAAAGGGGGCCGATGCAGTGGTAATGATGCGCTTCGATTCTGGCTCAATCAGTACGGATATGCAGTCGGTTGTTGCCTATGGAACGGCAGTTAAATTTAAATAG
- the xerS gene encoding tyrosine recombinase XerS encodes MEADKYLNLIQDELKKLPDYVNEYYLGTNHAVTTTYQYLTEIRRFFDWLRISGLCDAKSNREISTKVLEKLRRNDIMLYIDHLKHTQNSQGHLNSPTSINRSINALRSLFKFLTVTADVNDGEPYFYRNVMAKIDSLNDTKTLNYRAHTLAAHMYRGQMKFDFINFINNTYPQKCDKRALPAFKRNKERDVAIIALILGTGVRVSEAANTNLADLNIKEGLLDVVRKGGQKDSVPIAPWATQYIKDYLLIRVQRYHALKKDIALFLTVYHGTTRRMTANSIERMVKKYSTAFGHPLTPHKLRHTLASEMYEVTKDQVLVAQQLGQKGTSATDLYTHVDQHQQRAALKEISDEENNK; translated from the coding sequence ATGGAAGCCGATAAGTACCTGAATCTAATTCAAGACGAGCTGAAAAAGCTCCCCGACTACGTAAACGAATACTACCTGGGAACCAACCACGCGGTAACAACGACTTACCAATATCTGACCGAAATTCGCCGTTTCTTTGACTGGCTCCGTATCAGCGGTCTTTGTGACGCTAAAAGCAATCGAGAAATCAGTACCAAGGTGCTTGAAAAGCTCCGTCGTAATGACATCATGCTATACATTGACCATTTAAAACACACCCAAAACAGCCAGGGGCACCTCAATTCACCAACCTCAATTAACCGGTCAATCAATGCCCTCCGCTCACTGTTTAAATTTTTGACGGTTACTGCTGATGTTAATGACGGTGAACCATACTTTTACCGTAATGTCATGGCCAAGATTGATTCACTAAATGATACCAAAACCCTGAATTACCGTGCCCACACCCTTGCGGCCCATATGTACCGCGGCCAGATGAAGTTTGACTTTATCAACTTCATTAATAATACCTATCCCCAGAAGTGCGACAAGCGGGCCCTTCCAGCATTTAAGCGCAACAAGGAACGTGACGTGGCGATAATTGCCCTAATTCTCGGAACCGGCGTCCGGGTTTCTGAAGCAGCGAACACTAACCTTGCCGACCTCAATATCAAAGAAGGTCTCTTAGACGTGGTCAGAAAGGGGGGACAAAAGGATTCGGTGCCAATTGCCCCCTGGGCAACCCAGTATATTAAGGACTATCTGCTAATTCGGGTCCAGCGTTACCACGCCCTCAAGAAAGATATCGCCCTTTTTCTAACGGTCTACCATGGTACAACCCGGCGGATGACTGCTAATTCGATCGAACGAATGGTTAAAAAGTATTCAACAGCGTTCGGCCACCCTCTGACGCCCCACAAGCTTCGCCACACCTTGGCTTCGGAAATGTATGAAGTTACTAAGGATCAGGTCCTGGTTGCTCAGCAGCTAGGACAAAAGGGCACCTCAGCCACGGACCTTTACACCCACGTTGACCAGCACCAGCAAAGGGCGGCTTTAAAAGAAATTAGTGATGAAGAAAACAATAAGTAG
- a CDS encoding RNA 2'-phosphotransferase — MSYALRHNPQKYGISLDKYGYTNLDGFIVAMNRVHHFSPALTKEKINMVIANSNKKRFAIKGNKICALYGHSIPGIIKHQVAVPPAVLFHGTARRFMPSIKEVGLLPMQRQFVHLSTDVATARAVGMRHDSNPVILQIDTVAARKAGVNFYIGNNQVWLCDELPSQFFKEIQ; from the coding sequence ATGTCCTATGCTTTGCGCCATAACCCCCAAAAATATGGAATTAGCCTGGATAAGTATGGGTATACCAATCTTGACGGTTTCATTGTGGCAATGAACCGGGTCCACCACTTTTCTCCTGCGCTGACTAAAGAAAAGATTAATATGGTAATTGCTAACTCGAATAAGAAACGTTTTGCGATTAAGGGAAACAAGATTTGTGCACTCTATGGTCATTCAATTCCGGGAATTATTAAGCACCAGGTCGCCGTTCCTCCTGCCGTTCTCTTTCACGGCACTGCCCGGCGTTTCATGCCCAGTATTAAAGAAGTGGGCTTGTTACCGATGCAACGGCAGTTTGTTCACCTCTCTACTGATGTTGCGACGGCGCGGGCGGTGGGGATGCGTCATGATAGCAATCCTGTAATTCTCCAGATTGATACGGTGGCGGCCCGGAAGGCAGGCGTTAACTTCTACATCGGTAATAACCAGGTATGGCTTTGTGATGAATTGCCAAGTCAGTTTTTCAAAGAAATTCAATGA
- a CDS encoding amino acid ABC transporter ATP-binding protein, producing MSMIEFHNVEKYYGKFHALKNINLNVDAGETVVLIGPSGSGKSTLIRTINGLDPIQSGKLIVNNYDLSDKKTNINKLRRDVGMVFQHFNLYQNKTVLENIMLAPRIVLKRPEDENHELAMRLLNKVGLANKADSMPSQLSGGQKQRIAIARSLAMQPKCLLFDEPTSALDPEMIDDVLDVMKDIAKNSNMTMLVVTHEMGFARAVADRVIFMADGQILEDDSTEKFFGDQPSTDRAREFMSKISGHL from the coding sequence ATGTCAATGATTGAATTCCATAATGTCGAAAAGTATTATGGGAAATTTCACGCTTTAAAAAATATCAACCTCAATGTTGATGCCGGAGAAACGGTGGTCTTAATTGGTCCTTCCGGTTCGGGGAAAAGTACCTTGATTCGGACCATCAACGGGCTTGACCCAATTCAGTCCGGTAAACTGATTGTCAATAATTATGACCTTTCCGATAAGAAGACGAACATCAATAAACTCCGTCGAGACGTTGGAATGGTTTTTCAGCATTTCAATCTTTACCAGAACAAGACCGTTTTAGAGAACATTATGCTTGCGCCGCGGATTGTCCTTAAACGGCCCGAAGATGAGAATCATGAATTGGCAATGCGGCTCCTCAACAAAGTCGGGTTGGCAAATAAGGCCGATAGCATGCCGAGTCAGCTTTCGGGTGGTCAGAAACAGCGGATAGCAATTGCCCGGAGCCTGGCAATGCAGCCAAAGTGCCTCCTCTTTGATGAACCGACGAGTGCTCTTGATCCAGAAATGATTGATGATGTTTTGGACGTCATGAAGGACATCGCCAAAAACTCAAACATGACTATGCTGGTGGTTACCCACGAAATGGGCTTTGCACGTGCGGTGGCTGACCGGGTAATTTTCATGGCTGACGGTCAGATCCTTGAAGACGACTCTACCGAGAAGTTCTTTGGCGACCAGCCATCAACCGACCGGGCCCGTGAATTTATGAGCAAAATTAGTGGCCATCTGTAA
- a CDS encoding transporter substrate-binding domain-containing protein: protein MRKIWRLISTAFLGLVLLTCLSACGAKSVAEQDVLTTDQKTNRITWGVKADTRLFGLENIRTGKLEGFEIDLAKALTKKILGPNGKCTFVPVTSGTRVPLLKNGNIDAIMATMTITPEREKQVDFTHSYFDAGQSLLVKKGSPIKNIQDLNKPGKVILGVAGSNSVKNVAKFAPRVRVLQLSDYAQAMTALKSKQGNALTTDNGILYGMAAENPHYEVVGGNFTKEPYGIAVNKNQNRFRKKLNWALDQVEKDGTYNRLLLKWFGHVKGFNFQEMKR from the coding sequence ATGCGTAAGATTTGGCGCTTAATATCAACTGCCTTCCTGGGGTTGGTGTTACTTACCTGCTTGTCCGCTTGTGGGGCAAAGTCAGTCGCTGAGCAGGATGTCTTGACCACTGACCAGAAGACCAACCGGATTACCTGGGGAGTAAAAGCCGATACTCGCTTATTCGGTCTTGAAAACATTCGGACCGGCAAACTTGAAGGCTTCGAAATTGACCTGGCCAAGGCATTGACCAAGAAGATCTTAGGCCCCAACGGGAAATGTACCTTTGTCCCCGTCACCAGTGGGACCCGGGTCCCCTTACTGAAAAATGGGAACATTGATGCAATCATGGCCACGATGACCATTACTCCGGAACGGGAAAAGCAAGTTGACTTTACTCATTCATACTTCGATGCAGGCCAGTCCCTGCTGGTTAAGAAGGGAAGTCCCATTAAGAATATTCAGGACCTTAATAAGCCGGGTAAGGTCATCTTAGGGGTCGCGGGTTCTAATTCCGTCAAGAATGTGGCGAAGTTTGCCCCGCGGGTCCGGGTCTTACAGTTATCCGACTACGCTCAGGCGATGACGGCCCTGAAGTCCAAACAGGGTAATGCTCTGACGACGGATAACGGAATCCTATACGGGATGGCCGCCGAAAATCCCCACTACGAGGTAGTTGGCGGTAATTTTACCAAGGAACCCTACGGAATTGCGGTAAACAAGAACCAAAACCGCTTTCGCAAGAAACTCAACTGGGCACTGGACCAGGTTGAAAAAGACGGTACTTACAACCGTCTTCTCTTGAAGTGGTTTGGTCATGTCAAAGGATTTAATTTCCAGGAGATGAAACGGTAA